The sequence CTTATGTTGATATAATGACTGGAGAATTTAAAGTTTCTGAATTTCAGGGAGAAAATTTAATATATAGAGTGTTAGGAGAAGTTAATAAAATATCTCCAAAAGAATTGATAACTGATGAAAAAAGTTATGATGAATTAAAAGATAATCTTGAAAGTTATAGGATGCTGGAAAATATAAAGATTAATAAAACTTTACCAGTAAGAAACTCAAAAAAATATTTATTAGATTATTTTAAAATTAAATCTTTAGATAGTTTTGGAATAAAGGGAAAGGATGAAATTATATCAGTTTCTGGAATGATATTAAAATATGTAAATGATTTACAAAAAGGAAAAGAATTGCCTTTTACGAATATTTTATGTGTAAATTCAGAAAATGTAATGGAATTAAATTTAACTACTCAAAAAAACTTAGATATAATTTCTAATTATAAAGGAGAAACTTCGAATGGAACGTTACTTTGGATATTGGATTATTGTAAAAGTTCTATGGGAAGTAGATTATTAAAGAAAATAGTAAAAAATCCATTACTTAATATAAAAAAAATAAAGCAAAGACAAGAAGATATAGGATTTTTTATTGATGAAGTTTTATTAAGAGAAGAAATAAGAGAACAATTAAAAAATATTTATGATATAGAAAGAATTATAGGGAAATTAATACTTGAAACTGTTAATGGTAGGGATTTAATAGCGTTGAAACAATCTATCTTAAGTAGTTTAGAGTTATATAAATTGTTGAATGATAGTAAAATTCTAGATATAAAGTTAGAAAAATTAATAGATATATATAATTTAGTAGAAGAGTCTATAGTTGAAGAGCCTCCTTTTTCAATAAGAGAAGGGGGGATAATAAAAGCAGGATATAATAAAGAGTTAGATGAATTGAGAGATATTTCTAATAATGGGAAAGATTATATTTTAAAAATAGAAGCTTCAGAAAGAGAAAAAACAGGAATAAAAGGGTTAAAAATAAAATATAATAAAGTATTTGGGTATTTTTTAGAAGTAACAAAAGCTAATATAGCTTTAGTTCCAGAATACTATATAAGAAAGCAAACTTTAACAAATGCAGAAAGATATATCATCCCAGAATTAAAAGAGTATGAGGAAAAAGTTTTAAATGCTAAAAATAAAATAGAAAGTTTAGAATATTATTTATTTAAAGAAATAACAAGTAGTATAAAAAAATATAAAGAGGAATTACAAGATTTAAGTTTTAAATTAGCATATCTAGATGTTACAACAAATTTAGCTCATGTTGCAATAAAGAATTCATATGTGAAACCTGAAATTAGTGAAGATAAAAATTTAGAAATAATAGGAGGAAGACATCCTATTGTTGAGAAATTAATTCCTGCAGGAGAATTTGTTAAAAACAAAGTTCTTATGAACAAAAATAAAAACTTAATAATTTTAACCGGACCAAATATGTCAGGAAAATCAACTTATATGAAACAAGTTGCTTTAATAATAATAATGGCCCATATAGGATCATATGTGCCTGCTGATTATGCAAAAATAGGATTGGTAGATAAAATTTTTACAAGAATTGGGGCAAGTGACGATTTAATGACAGGGCAATCAACGTTTATGTTGGAGATGAGCGAAGTAGCAAATATTTTAAATAGTGCTACAAACAAATCGTTTATTATTTTAGATGAAATAGGAAGAGGAACTTCTACTTTTGATGGAATTTCCATTGCGACAGCTATAACAGAGTATATTCATGATAAAATAAAGGCTAAAACAATATTTGCAACTCATTATCATGAATTGACTCAATTAGAAGAAAGATTAGAAAATGCAGAAAACTATAGGATAGAAGTATCAGAAGATAAAGATGAAATAAAATTTTTAAGAGAGATTGTAAAAGGTGGAGCAGATAAATCTTACGGTATTGAAGTTGCCAGATTAGCAGGATTACCTAAAGAGATACTTAAAAATTCTAAAAAGATATTATCGGTTTTAGAAAAAAGAAAAAATATTGTAGAAAGAAAATTAGGAGAAGAACAGATGATATTGTTTGGAACTAATTTGAATACAAATATGGAACTAGAAAAAAAGGAAGAGAAAAAAGTATTAGAAGTTAGTGAAATATCCAAAGAAGAAGAATTAGCTTTAAGGTTGGTAAAGGAAGTGGATATAAATAATTTAACTCCAATGGAAGCATTGCTTAAATTTAATGAGCTCAAAAAAATATTGAGCTAGGAGGAAAAAATGAAAAAGAAAATTTTATATTTGTTAGGCTTAGTAGGAGTGTTAATTTTAGGATATTTTAATTATTATAAGGAAGAAGAAGGGATAAAAGAGGTTTCAACAAAAATAGAGACAATAGATGTGAATTATACTTCTTTAGGTTATAAAATAAAGGCAATTAAGCAAATAGATGATACAAAACTAAATATAACAAATTTTGAAAATGCAGAAATTAATTTTAAGGAAATGGAATTAAAAGCAAATAATGTATTATTAGATTCAGCTAAAAATATTTTTTTAGAAAATAATATTTATGGAAATAATGGTAAAAATTGGGAATTTACATCAGAAAAGCTATCATATAATCAACTAAAAGATTTACTTAGTTCAGATACAGGAGTGAAAGCTTTTAATAAAAAAGAAGATTTAGAAATTCAAAGTAAGATTTTTAGAACGAATAAAAGCTTTACTTATATAGAATTAAACGAAGATATTGTTTTAGAAAATCAAGGATTAAGATTAAAAGCAGATAAAGGAAGATATACCTCAAGTAATAAAGTTATGATTTTAAGTGGAAATGGTATAATAGAATCATCGGACTCAAGAGAAGATATTTTACAAGGAAAATTTGAAAAAGGAAGATACAATAGTAAAACAGGAGTATTAGAAATTTTTAGCCCATTTGAAATAAATTATAATGGTGTTATCCTTAAGGGGAAAGAATTATGGTATAATAATCTAAGTGAAGAAATTAAAATTGATCAAGAACCTGAAATTTATTTAAAAAAAGATTCTGGATTGGAAAAATACGAAGGAAAAGAAGGAAAGTTTAGCTCTGATAAAATTCAAGGAAATCTTAAGGATATGGTTTTTAATTTTTTAGGAAATGCCAAGGGTCAAATAATTTCCTTAGACAAACAAACAAATAAAAAGATAATATCAAGTTATAAAGGAAATAATTTAAAAGTTTATTTAAAAAAAGAAAACTCAGGCTATGACATTTCTGAAATTAAAGGGAAAGAAAAAGTTGTAATTTCAAGAGATAATCAAGTATTGAAATCAGATGAGATTTATATAAATTTATATAAAAATATTGCTTTTGGAGAAAAAGATAATAAAATTATTTTAAATGATTCAAAAGGAGAAACTATAATAATTGGAGATAAATTTAAAGGATATTTAGATAAAAAAGTATTTAATTCAGTAGGAAATGTAAAAATAGAAAATATAGGAAAAAACGGTAAGACTACAGTAATAACAGGGGATAAAGGAACTGTAGATGACACAAAAAAAACAGCTGAAATAGAGGGAAATGTTAAATTAGAAAATGATGAACTTATTTGTACAGCAGACAAGGTTATATATAATAAATTAACTAATAAAGTAAAAACTTTTGGTAAAACATTAGTTAATTATAAATCAAATTAGGAGGACTTTATGATAAGTATTGAAGCTCAAGGCTTATGTAAAAGTTATAAAAAAAGAAAAGTTGTAAAAGAAGTTACTTTAAAGGTTAATAAAGGTGAGATTGTTGGACTTTTAGGGCCAAATGGAGCAGGAAAAACAACTACTTTTTATATGATAACGGGAATAATATCTCCAGATAGTGGGAAAGTTTATTGCAACGAAAAAGATATAACATCTTATCCCATGTATAAAAGAGCAAATTTAGGAATAGGATATTTGGCTCAAGAGCCTTCAGTTTTTAGAAACTTAACAGTGGAAGAAAATATTTATGTTGTACTTGAAATGAAAAATATTTCTAAAGAAGAGCAAGAAAAAAAAGTGAAAGAATTATTAGAAGAATTTAAGTTAACTCATGTAGCAAAATCATATGGTTATTCTTTATCTGGTGGAGAAAGAAGAAGAGTAGAAATAGCTAGGACAATTGCAAATGATCCTGATTTTATACTTCTTGATGAACCTTTTGCAGGTGTTGATCCAATAGCAGTAGAAGACATTCAAGAAATAATAAGATACTTAAAAAAGAGAGGATTAGGAATATTAATAACAGACCATAGTGTTAGAGAAACTTTAAGAATAACTGAAAGGGCTTATATTATGGCAAATGGAGAAGTATTAGTAAGTGGAACTCCTGAAGAAATTTCTAAAAATGAAGTAGCGAAGAAGATATACTTAGGAGAAAACTTTAAATTAGATTAAAAATAAAAAATTATGGAGGAAACATGTTAACAGGAAACGAGGTAAGAAGTAAATTTATAGAATTTTTTGAAAGCAAAAATCATAAACATTTTGAAAGTGCATCATTAATACCAGATGATCCAACTTTATTATTAACAGTGGCAGGAATGGTTCCATTTAAGCCTTTCTTTTTAGGACAAAAACCAGCTCCAACACCAAGAGTTACAACATTCCAAAAATGTATTAGAACAAATGATTTAGAAAATGTTGGGAGAACAGCAAGACATCATACATTCTTTGAAATGCTAGGTAATTTTTCATTTGGAGATTATTTTAAAAAAGAAGCTATTTCTTGGTCATATGAATTTATAACTAAAGTTTTAGGAATAGAAGAAGAAAATTTATGGGTTTCAGTTTTTGATACTGATGATGAAGCTGAAGAATTATGGATTTCAGAATGCAATTTTCCTAAAGAAAAAATAGTTAGATTAGGAGAAGATGATAAC comes from Fusobacterium sp. JB019 and encodes:
- the mutS gene encoding DNA mismatch repair protein MutS; its protein translation is MIKETPLMKQYNEIKKQYNDSILLFRLGDFYEMFYEDAKIASKELGITLTRRNKKMDVPLAGVPYHSVASYISKLVSKGYSVAICEQTEDPKDAKGIVKREVVRVITPGTIIDTEYLDEKTNNYLMCVILKNEKAAISYVDIMTGEFKVSEFQGENLIYRVLGEVNKISPKELITDEKSYDELKDNLESYRMLENIKINKTLPVRNSKKYLLDYFKIKSLDSFGIKGKDEIISVSGMILKYVNDLQKGKELPFTNILCVNSENVMELNLTTQKNLDIISNYKGETSNGTLLWILDYCKSSMGSRLLKKIVKNPLLNIKKIKQRQEDIGFFIDEVLLREEIREQLKNIYDIERIIGKLILETVNGRDLIALKQSILSSLELYKLLNDSKILDIKLEKLIDIYNLVEESIVEEPPFSIREGGIIKAGYNKELDELRDISNNGKDYILKIEASEREKTGIKGLKIKYNKVFGYFLEVTKANIALVPEYYIRKQTLTNAERYIIPELKEYEEKVLNAKNKIESLEYYLFKEITSSIKKYKEELQDLSFKLAYLDVTTNLAHVAIKNSYVKPEISEDKNLEIIGGRHPIVEKLIPAGEFVKNKVLMNKNKNLIILTGPNMSGKSTYMKQVALIIIMAHIGSYVPADYAKIGLVDKIFTRIGASDDLMTGQSTFMLEMSEVANILNSATNKSFIILDEIGRGTSTFDGISIATAITEYIHDKIKAKTIFATHYHELTQLEERLENAENYRIEVSEDKDEIKFLREIVKGGADKSYGIEVARLAGLPKEILKNSKKILSVLEKRKNIVERKLGEEQMILFGTNLNTNMELEKKEEKKVLEVSEISKEEELALRLVKEVDINNLTPMEALLKFNELKKILS
- the lptB gene encoding LPS export ABC transporter ATP-binding protein, whose amino-acid sequence is MISIEAQGLCKSYKKRKVVKEVTLKVNKGEIVGLLGPNGAGKTTTFYMITGIISPDSGKVYCNEKDITSYPMYKRANLGIGYLAQEPSVFRNLTVEENIYVVLEMKNISKEEQEKKVKELLEEFKLTHVAKSYGYSLSGGERRRVEIARTIANDPDFILLDEPFAGVDPIAVEDIQEIIRYLKKRGLGILITDHSVRETLRITERAYIMANGEVLVSGTPEEISKNEVAKKIYLGENFKLD